Within the Fretibacterium sp. OH1220_COT-178 genome, the region CGGGCCACCTCCCCTGCACAGCTTCGCTCCATTCCCGTTCGAAACGGCCATTCCCGACAGGACCGGCAAACGCGCCTCAATTGTATCAGGTCTTAGACGCGCCGGGGGCGGAGCCCGGCGCGGCCCGCGTTATTTTTACCGAGCTTCGGCCCCGCAGGATTCCCTTGTCCCCGGCGGATCCGGCGTTAAAATGGATGTGCGAAGGGTCAGCCCGTTCCTCAGCTCCAAAGGACCTTTCGCGGTTCTCTCTTCATCGGTAGATAACTCACAGTTCCGTTTCGAAAGGGGTTTTTTCAATGGAAGTTTTTTCTATGAAGAAGGTCGTAAGGAATTTCAAAGTCATGGCGGTCCTGCTGGCTGCGGCGGCATTCTCTTTCTCCGCCGGGGCGGGGTATGCCGCGCAGGTGACGCCCGAGGCCGGGAAGGCCAAGGCTGAGCCGCAGCTGGCGTTCTCCACCATCACACACCAGGAGGAGGCCTTCGAGGCCTCCATCCAGGTGCCGATCCTTCGCGGCACGGGCAACGCCGAGCTGGAAAAGCGGCTGAACGAACGGTTCCTCGAGGACGCCGTCGCCGTCTACAGGAGCTTCGTTCTCAGGATGGGCGAGATGAAGAACATGGGGGCCGGCTACTTTTCCATAGCGACCGCCAGCAGGATTGCGGCGCACGGGAACGGCCTCTTGTCCCTGGAGCATCGGGTCACCGAGACGATGGCCTCGTCCGGGACCCTCGTCCGTTTCGACAACATCGACCTCGGGACCGGCCGGGAGATCGCGCTTTCGGACCTGTTCAAGGACGACCGCTACACCAAGCCCCTCACCAAGATCGTCAAGTCCCTCATGAAAGAGGAGATGAAAAAGGACAAGGCGACGGCCTACTTCCTGGAGGAGGTCCCCGAGGTCCGGAAGGATCAGCCCTTCTACATCGAGGACGGCAAGCTCGTCCTGGTCTTCGACCAGGGGACCGTGGCGCCCTATTCCATGGGAGCCCGCTCCTTCGTCATCCCCACGAAGCCGATCAAGGGCCTGCTGGCCCCCTCGCAGAGCTACCTGAAATAGCGTACATCAAAGCCAGGGAGGGGCCCCGGCTGCGGGACCCCTCCTTACTTTCTTTCCATGCGGCAGCCCCGGCAAGGAAGCCGGATCTGCCCCGATTTTCCGCAAAACGGCTACAGCCCGCCCTTGTAGACCTTCAGGCCCGCATAGAGCAGCCCGACGACCGCCAGCCCAATGAGCAGCACCTTCACCAGGGCGGGAATGGCCTGGACGACAAGGGAAACCACCACCAGGGCGATGGCCCCCAGCACGACCAAAGTCATGATCGACATTCCGCAAACATCCCCCTTCGTTTGAGATCGCTCGATGCATCGGATCCATTTTAGCCCGACCGGGCTCCCCTCGAAAGCGTACTCCTGCGGTCCTCTCTATCCCTCGGCCGCCACCGCCGGCGTCCGGGCCGTGCGCAGGCCGCGCCACAGGGCCACCAAAAGGATCGGCGCGACGATCAGGGGGGCCGACATCATACCGACCCAGGCGTAGCCCTTGGCGATCAGGGGGATCAGCCCGTAGCTGGCGACGCACCAGGAGGCCGCGACGTAGACGGCCGAGGCGGCGACGTCCACCCTACGGGACGCGGGCGCTCCGGTGCGCTTGCTCCACCATGTGGTGATGCGGCGGGCGCTCCCGTAGATCAGGCCGACGCCGGTCGAGACCACGGCCAGCAGGATGATCCCGGAGACCAGCATCACGCCGAGCGCCCCTCCGCCTCCGTGCTGAGTGATGTACGTGATCGGGGCCTTCTCCGAGAGGATGACGGGATAGTGCAGCAGCGCCCCCACGCTGGCGAGGGTCAGCATTCCGGCGTTGACGCAGAAGCCCAGGGCCGTGGTCCGGTTGACCTCGCGCAAGGTCCTGAGCCCGTCCGCCACCGCCGTATAGGCCCCGACCAGCGAGCACTGGAGCGCCGCGTACTTGACGCTCTGCCACAGGGCGGCCCAGAACCCTCCGTTGGCCGAGGGCATCTCCCGAACCACCTGCAGGAGCCGCGGGAAATTGACGACCAGGTTGGCGCTGTAGATGATCAGCATCCCCGCGATGATCAGCAGGGACATGACCGTGGCGGCCCGACGCACCGTCCCGGAGCCCCAGATGGTGAGGGAGAGGATCAGGAGGGCCAGCCCCACGGTGCCCGCGTGGTAGGGCACGTGCGGCAGCATGTGGTTCAGCACCGTCCCGCCCGTCGCGAAGGCGACCCCCGTGGCGAGCAGAAGGATGATCAGGTACATGGCCTCGATCAGCATGGAGAAGACCGGCTCCAGG harbors:
- a CDS encoding RsiV family protein gives rise to the protein MKKVVRNFKVMAVLLAAAAFSFSAGAGYAAQVTPEAGKAKAEPQLAFSTITHQEEAFEASIQVPILRGTGNAELEKRLNERFLEDAVAVYRSFVLRMGEMKNMGAGYFSIATASRIAAHGNGLLSLEHRVTETMASSGTLVRFDNIDLGTGREIALSDLFKDDRYTKPLTKIVKSLMKEEMKKDKATAYFLEEVPEVRKDQPFYIEDGKLVLVFDQGTVAPYSMGARSFVIPTKPIKGLLAPSQSYLK
- a CDS encoding YkvI family membrane protein, giving the protein MSGDSGSRWGTCWSVAFVWFATHFGGGFASGRQLVDFYVKYGWYALFTPILSVGIIALVLWCAWQFAVRHGAYDYHSWSVRYFEPLGFLEPVFSMLIEAMYLIILLLATGVAFATGGTVLNHMLPHVPYHAGTVGLALLILSLTIWGSGTVRRAATVMSLLIIAGMLIIYSANLVVNFPRLLQVVREMPSANGGFWAALWQSVKYAALQCSLVGAYTAVADGLRTLREVNRTTALGFCVNAGMLTLASVGALLHYPVILSEKAPITYITQHGGGGALGVMLVSGIILLAVVSTGVGLIYGSARRITTWWSKRTGAPASRRVDVAASAVYVAASWCVASYGLIPLIAKGYAWVGMMSAPLIVAPILLVALWRGLRTARTPAVAAEG